The segment CCACAAATTCCAAATCCCGCAGCCCCATCCGAAAACAGGAATCGCAATTGGAGACTGCCCAAATTAGTGGGTTAGATGTTCTGAGGGCACTGCAGAAGGCGGCCGCCGTGAAGGAGAAGAACAGAATCCGGCAAGGGAGAGAGCAGAAGAAAGACGGGCCGCCTCCCACCGAAGGGAGCGGCTCTGATAACTCTGAGATGAACCGTAGAGTGAGGCCTCTGAGAATCAAGAACGATTGGGGCTTGAGACTTGCTGAGTTGGAGAAACGCCTTCAGGAGATCTCTGAGACGGTTTGAtgattctttcattctctttttattAGAATTGTCAATGAATTGTATATTCATATGTAGCGTTTATTATAATTGTCAATGAGTTCCCAACATTTGAATATGAATCCATGTTAAATCACCAGCTAGATATAAGACTTTTAATATTGTATGCACATTCTTTATGCCACTCCTCCATTTGGGAACCCTTCTGAGCTTGGTTCTGACTGTTGAAATAGATGAAGAAACTACTACTTCTTTGTCATGGTTAGTGTCTCTTTCTTGTTGTGCCTGTTGGGTTTGGTGGAGAGTCTTACctcggctaattaagaggaagttcatgggtttataagcaaggaatactatcttcgttggtacgagacattttgtggaaaccaaaagcaaagtcatgagagctgatgctcaaagtgaacccatcataccattgtggagggtcgtaGTTCCTATCGGTGTCTTGATAGAAACCATAAGTCACCCACCTTAATAATTTCTGCACAGCTATGAGTCTTACAAAGCTTCCAAGACCCATCTCTAGAAGAACTCTATATAGATAGAGACTAAACTGACAGAGTCTTGCCATGAGCCCAGAAATGATAGCCATATGATTCCCAAGCTTCCTAGGACTAGATTGTATCTGCTTGCTACATTCTGTAACAGATAGGAAGGAGGCAATAGGGTATTATAAtggacaaaaaagaaacaagtcCAAGTCCAAATAGGAATGAGTGTCTCATCAAGCTGCAGGAAGAGTCCTTTGGTTCAGACTTAAATACCAGACAGAGGTAAGTAACAGATGTTGAGGAtttcggctaattaagggattgatcatgggtttatgtaatgaatacatctccatccgtatgaagccttttgggaaaacaaaaaacaaagtcatgagagcttattctcaaagttgataccattgtggagagtcgtagtTTCAAACATGGCATCAGAGCCATGCttttaacttagtcatgtcaataaaatcctaagtgtcgaacaaagaagttgtgagccttaAAGGTATAGTTAAAAGTGATTCACGTGTCAAATAAAGGGTGCTCTTTGTTCAAGgactcgattaaggggagactgttcgagTGTTCCATAGGGCCTCAGGGGAGGTTCCATAgcccattatggagagtcgtagTTTCTAACAACAGAGTGACATAACTTTAGAGATTCAACCcttgttatattttcttgaaCAAGAAACACTTGATGTTTTCGTTACCGATAGCATAAATCTCTGGAAACTTTTATGGGATCAGGGATCGAGTCTTCTGAACATGGTCTTAAGTTATTGTTTTGACCAAAGTCATGATACTCTTTTATGAAATCAACTTATGCCTACATTGTGCAACTTCTTTTAGCCTCAAATCACGGCTATAACAACATTATAATCTGTTCCTAAACTGCATAGTAATAGATGATGCACTCCTTGGATTTGGGGATCTCTTTAATCTTTCTTGGTGCGCTGTAAGAGAAACTGTTACTTTACAggtttgtttaaattattgttaatttaaacaaatctTTGAACCCTTTTATGCCTGCAATAACGTGATCCTGTTTTGGTGGAATTCTCCTTAcatttgtttccattttcttctctgatCATGTGGTAAAAAAATTTCCACTGAAAATAAGATAGATATTTGTAACTCTTTTTCAAAGTttccaatttgattttttaggtTTATTTTGATGGTAGGCGTTAATAATATCCCTAAACTTTCATACGTTTCATTTTGTTCTGAAATAATCCTTTTGCGAAGTTTTTCGCTAAAATGAAGGTGGAGAGAGATGTGGCATAGGTGTATGTTTCGATTATCAATGTTGCTCGTGAACTTTAGTGTATGcttcaatattttcaaaccCTTAACTTTtgcaattatttcaaaataaccattgtttttgttttctagttATGAGTAGGAGAAAGACACCAAATAATCTTAGTTACATTCAAAGCGAAGCTGTATACAGATgggaaaaaaattggagattATGGCAAAATATCGTTTCCttactcattaaaaaaaaaaatttggggGAATTTAACATTGTACGAGTAAGTAATCCACAAGGGAACGGGATGCCCAAAATATTAGGATGGGACTCTTTTATTGCTCTTCTACCGTCCATCAACAAACCCTTTCAATTAACTTTTCT is part of the Cucurbita pepo subsp. pepo cultivar mu-cu-16 chromosome LG12, ASM280686v2, whole genome shotgun sequence genome and harbors:
- the LOC111806506 gene encoding uncharacterized protein LOC111806506, which produces MWAAFSTSPSPSCCRLPLPTRPPPTPPVSAIYAKAQPPETDADNATPNNSSSIKSFGHKILSAANSTNSKSRSPIRKQESQLETAQISGLDVLRALQKAAAVKEKNRIRQGREQKKDGPPPTEGSGSDNSEMNRRVRPLRIKNDWGLRLAELEKRLQEISETV